GCACCATCGCAGCGTGCCGCCGGTAGGGGAACGCGGTGGCATTGGGCGCCACGGTGGCCAACGCGCCGTCCATCGCATGCATGATCACCAGTCCACGGCCGGCCGCACGCGGGAACGCATCCAGCGCCGCGGCGATGGCTTTGGCAGCGCCCGCGTCGAGCGTCGGGAACACGTCGGACCCGCCCACGTAACCCAGCGGCGACGGGTTGAGGTTTTCCACCGCCAGGTACTTGACCAGGTCGAGGTAGTTGAACGTGTGGTGGTCGGTGCTGGTCGGTTGCACGCCGACGGCGGAAGTGATGGCGCCCGCGACGTTGTTGCCCGATCCGGCCGGGGAGGTCGCCATGATGCGGCACTGGGTGCCCATCGAATCGACGGTCGCATCGGCCAGCGCCCAGAATCTCTTGTCGACGGTGCGCAGCCAGTTCTGCCAACCGACGAGAACCTGGGCGAACTGCTGCGGCGGGAAGAAGAGGTTGACGACGTCGACGTCTTCGGTCGGGAAGGTGGCGTACGTCAGTGACGTCGTCACTCCGAAATTGCCGCCACCACCGCCGCGCAACGCCCAGAACAAGTCGGGGTTGCTGCTGTTGGAGGCGGTGACGGCCTGGCCGTTCGGCAGCACCACGTTCGCCGACGTCAGCTGGTCACAAAGTAGACCCGCGTGCCGGGAATGGGCGCCGATACCGCCGCCCAACGTGTGGCCGCCGGCCCCGACCGACGGGCAGGTGCCCGTTGGCACCCCCCGCCCGTTGGCGGCCAGCGCCTCATGCATGGCCAACAGGTGCGTCGCCGGCGTCACCGTGACCTGCCCACTGGCGGCGTCGTACTTGATGTCCCCGGGCAGCCCACGAAGGTCGAGCACCAATGCGCCGTCGGCCGTGGACGCGCCCGTGTAGGAGTGCCCGCCGCTGCGCGCGGCCACCTTGAGGTTACGGGCGGCGGCGAACGCCATCGCTTTCTGCACGTCGGGCACCGAGGTCACGGTGACGACGGCCGCCGGAGTCGAACCGTTGTAGTTGGTGTTGAAAACCTGCTTGGCCGAGCCGAATTGACCGCTGTCCGGTCCGATCACCTGCCCACCTATGGAGCCCGACAAGGTGTTCCAGTCGGTGGCGGTCGGGGCTGCGCTGACCCGGCCGGTCCCGAACAACGCGCCCGCCGCCACAGCGCCGACAGCGCCCCGCAGGAATGCCTGCCGCGTGAGCTCGCGCCGTGGTGGTCCGGGTACCGTCATGCCCGCAGTGTGTGTTAAGCAGCGGGAAAATCCGGTCGGCTGCCTGCCGTGTCGCAGTATTGGTGACGAATTGTGACCCGCCGCCTAGGTTCACCGACCGCTGAGCTGGACGGCCTTCACGATCAACAACAGCGCCCCGATCACCAGATACGAACGCAGCGCGACCATCCCGAGTCGGGTGCCGGGGGACCAGGTCACCGGTTCCAGCAGCGTCAGCGGCGGCATGCGCCAAGTGGCCCGGTCGACGGGACGCACCGGCGCCGGCGACGGCGTGGGAGCGGGATGACGGCGACCCATCCAGCGCAGCGTCGGGACCGCGACGGCGGCGAGCACGAGCAGTGCCACGGTCAGATAGCCGGTGACCGCGACGACGTCGAGGTCGCGGAACATGGTGGTGGCCATCAGGATCCCCGACAGCAGCAGCAGTGTGCCGACGATCAGACCAGCCACCCAGTTGAGCCAGGGCCGATTCACCCATGGCCCCAGCACTTGGCGGTCGTTGCACAACAACAGCAGGAAGACGCTGGCGCTGGGCAGCAACAGGCCGGCAA
The nucleotide sequence above comes from Mycobacterium kiyosense. Encoded proteins:
- a CDS encoding oxidoreductase, producing the protein MTVPGPPRRELTRQAFLRGAVGAVAAGALFGTGRVSAAPTATDWNTLSGSIGGQVIGPDSGQFGSAKQVFNTNYNGSTPAAVVTVTSVPDVQKAMAFAAARNLKVAARSGGHSYTGASTADGALVLDLRGLPGDIKYDAASGQVTVTPATHLLAMHEALAANGRGVPTGTCPSVGAGGHTLGGGIGAHSRHAGLLCDQLTSANVVLPNGQAVTASNSSNPDLFWALRGGGGGNFGVTTSLTYATFPTEDVDVVNLFFPPQQFAQVLVGWQNWLRTVDKRFWALADATVDSMGTQCRIMATSPAGSGNNVAGAITSAVGVQPTSTDHHTFNYLDLVKYLAVENLNPSPLGYVGGSDVFPTLDAGAAKAIAAALDAFPRAAGRGLVIMHAMDGALATVAPNATAFPYRRHAAMVQWYVETSGSPSAATGWLTTAHQAVQRYSAGGYVNYIEAGQPPARYFGANLSRLSTVRQKYDPGRVMYSGMNF